From Drosophila nasuta strain 15112-1781.00 chromosome X, ASM2355853v1, whole genome shotgun sequence, one genomic window encodes:
- the LOC132795963 gene encoding small G protein signaling modulator 2, with the protein MNMLHSFSSGGASNATGDVTSDGELKVRLIANVKKEVKQLMEEAVTKKYIHEESSSVTSLCGAVEACLSHGLRRRALGLFKTSSTTALIQKIAKICPEADYVSRRLLELELAHESHAVSNKRSSSSSDSIIKPKLLSKGSGSSGSVTTINTASSSSVIGGGNGNNVGSPLGKYLWIRLALYEKRLAKIIEHLVSNAQSYYDREALVADPDYGSILSSLLVGPCALEFTRAKTADHYWSDPCADELVQRHRISSGNRTPPTCHRPIINFKRSLHTSSEDTSSGSFKACSPASVAKDYVESLHQNSRTTLLYGKNNVLVLPKDVSEPMPGYLSLHQSVQSLTIKWTPNQLMNGYNDTDGVDKSYYWSYALNINVDEIVYVHCHQNRGGDTGGTIILVGQDGVQRPPIHFPEGGHLQAFLSCLETGLLPHGQLDPPLWSQRGIGKLFPWPKSVRRHILPSVMESSSDETPIDYVFRVVSKSQHEEFLATHPILELGRSSPRRKHLGSCSTTGSSDCSSKSLSIDQSSNPDPPLIQASQTASIELVCSTMRRQIISRAFYGWLAYCRHLSTVRTHLSGLVNGRITPDLAADEEGLSRQKWNAMNVDGVVSSELELYRLVYFGGVEHEVRKEVWPYLLGHYAFGSTPEERQKQDETCKHYYETTMSEWLAVEAIVRQREKEKTALAVAKLSAEQARQAAKANANSNPHELLLPNGSRPLNRVDVEEGEGEGEGENDVFDDNDFSDISDPGDEFDEQPAEEEQAQQKPDEAEGEDEAGTEAGEEEEEEERPQLSEQVVLEFQNIDDMEPLRLQENCFADSEVEGDLGLALDGCGNILMLSIKSSPSTSSYETVGNEFTDLAFAKASEKSETEAEAEDGEGEGEGEDGVAEDEPCGQLSKFHSADDVRHDEEHPATAVIITEAASLDDLDIQCNDDEPTEEFTSRKTSLMSPLNEDITVVASLDALQEPKSACVSPASSNGGVYSVELLEQFGLNLHRIEKDVQRCDRNYWYFANENLDKLRNVISTYVWEHLDIGYMQGMCDLVAPLLVIFDDESLSYSCFCKLMERMIENFPSGGAMDMHFANMRSLIQILDSEMYDLMDSNGDYTHFYFCYRWFLLDFKRELIYDDVFATWEVIWAAKHIASGHFVLFLALALLETYRDIILSNSMDFTDVIKFFNEMAERHNAQSILQLSRSLVLQLQTIIENK; encoded by the exons ATGGCGAACTTAAGGTACGCCTGATTGCCAATGTGAAGAAGGAGGTGAAACAGCTCATGGAGGAGGCGGTCACCAAGAAGTACATCCACGAGGAGAGCAGCTCCGTCACATCGCTGTGCGGCGCCGTCGAGGCGTGCCTCAGCCATGGACTGCGTCGTCGTGCCCTTGGCCTATTCAAGACCTCATCGACCACGGCGCTGATACAGAAGATTGCCAAAATCTGTCCCGAGGCCGACTATGTGAGTCGTCGCCTGCTCGAGCTGGAGCTGGCCCACGAGAGTCATGCGGTCAGCAATAAGCGTTCGTCGTccagcagcgacagcatcaTCAAGCCGAAGCTGTTGAGCAagggcagcggcagcagcggatCGGTGACGACCATCAACACggcgtcatcgtcatcggtTATCGGTGGCGGGAACGGGAACAACGTCGGCTCGCCGCTGGGGAAATATCTGTGGATACGTCTGGCGCTGTATGAGAAACGTTTGGCCAAGATTATCGAGCATCTGGTGAGCAACGCTCAGAGCTATTACGATCGCGAAGCGCTGGTCGCCGATCCCGATTATGGTTCCATACTCAGCTCGCTGCTTGTGGGTCCTTGTGCTCTGGAGTTCACACGCGCCAAGACTGCTGACCACTACTGGTCTGATCCTTGTGCCGACGAGCTG GTGCAACGTCATCGCATCAGCTCTGGCAACCGGACACCGCCCACCTGTCATCGGCCAATTATCAATTTCAAGCGGAGCTTGCACACCAGCTCCGAGGACACGAGCAGCGGCAGCTTCAAGGCCTGCTCGCCGGCGAGCGTGGCCAAGGATTATGTGGAGTCGCTGCATCAGAACTCACGCACCACGCTCCTCTATGGCAAGAACAATGTGCTGGTGCTGCCGAAGGACGTGTCCGAACCGATGCCCGGCTACCTCAGTTTGCATCAAAGCGTTCAATCGCTGACCATCAAATGGACGCCAAATCAACTGATGAATGGCTACAACGATACGGATGGCGTGGACAAGAGTTACTATTGGAGCTATGCACTCAATATCAATGTGGATGAGATTGTCTATGTGCATTGCCATCAGAATCGTGGCGGCGACACCGGCGGCACCATTATCCTTGTCGGTCAGGATGGCGTTCAACGTCCTCCGATACATTTCCCCGAGGGTGGACATCTGCAGGCGTTTCTCAGCTGCCTGGAGACGGGTTTGTTGCCTCATGGCCAGCTGGATCCTCCGCTGTGGTCACAACGGGGCATTGGCAAACTGTTTCCCTGGCCGAAGAGTGTGCGTCGGCATATTCTGCCATCGGTGATGGAGTCGTCCAGCGACGAGACACCCATCGATTATGTCTTTCGTGTGGTCAGCAAGAGTCAGCATGAAGAGTTCT TGGCCACACATCCCATACTGGAGCTGGGACGTTCGAGTCCACGTCGCAAGCATCTGGGCAGCTGCTCGACCACCGGCAGCAGCGATTGCTCCAGCAAGAGTCTGTCCATCGATCAGAGCAGCAATCCGGATCCGCCCTTGATACAGGCCAGTCAAACCGCCAGCATTGAGCTTGTCTGTTCCACAATGCGGCGTCAGATCATCTCGCGCGCTTTCTATGGATGGCTGGCCTATTGTCGCCATCTATCCACGGTTCGCACCCATCTTTCTGGCCTCGTCAATGGCCGTATTACACCAGATC TCGCGGCCGATGAGGAAGGACTGTCGCGTCAAAAATGGAATGCCATGAACGTGGACGGCGTGGTGTCCAGCGAACTGGAGCTCTATCGCCTCGTCTACTTTGGCGGCGTGGAGCATGAAGTGCGCAAAGAGGTTTGGCCCTATCTGCTGGGTCACTATGCCTTCGGCTCGACGCCCGAGGAGCGACAGAAGCAGGACGAGACGTGCAAACATTACTACGAGACCACGATGAGCGAATGGTTGGCTGTGGAGGCGATTGTCCGGCAGCGGGAGAAGGAGAAGACAGCTTTGGCGGTGGCCAAGCTCAGTGCTGAGCAGGCACGCCAAGCGGCAAAGGCCAATGCGAACAGCAATCCGCATGAGTTGTTGCTGCCCAATGGCAGTCGACCATTGAATCGAGTGGATGTCGAGGAGGGCGAGGGCGAGGGTGAAGGCGAGAATGATGTGTTCGATGACAATGATTTCTCGGACATATCCGATCCGGGCGATGAGTTCGATGAGCAGCCAGCGGAGGAGGAGCAAGCGCAGCAAAAACCAGATGAAGCTGAGGGCGAGGATGAGGCTGGAACTGAGGCTggagaggaggaagaggaggaggagaggcCGCAGCTTAGCGAGCAGGTGGTGCTGGAGTTCCAGAACATCGATGATATGGAACCGTTGCGGTTGCAGGAGAACTGTTTTGCCGACTCGGAGGTGGAAGGCGATCTGGGCTTGGCCCTCGATGGCTGCGGCAATATCTTGATGTTGAGCATTAAGAGTTCACCCTCCACCAGCAGCTACGAGACGGTTGGCAATGAATTTACTGATCTTGCCTTTGCCAAGGCCAGCGAGAAatctgaaactgaagctgaggcAGAGGATGGTGAAGGGGAAGGCGAAGGGGAAGACGGTGTGGCTGAGGATGAGCCCTGTGGCCAGCTGAGCAAATTTCATAGCGCCGACGATGTGCGTCACGATGAGGAGCATCCGGCCACCGCAGTCATCATCACCGAGGCGGCATCCCTGGACGATCTTGACATACAATGCAACGACGACGAGCCCACCGAGGAGTTCACCTCACGCAAAACCAGTCTCATGTCGCCCCTCAACGAGGACATCACTGTGGTCGCCTCTCTCGATGCCCTGCAGGAGCCAAAGTCCGCCTGCGTCTCGCCGGCCAGCTCCAATGGCGGTGTCTACAGCGTCGAGTTGCTGGAACAGTTCGGTTTGAATCTGCATCGCATTGAGAAGGATGTGCAGCGTTGCGATCGCAACTATTGGTACTTTGCCAACGAGAATCTGGACAAGCTGCGCAATGTGATATCCACTTACGTGTGGGAGCACCTCGACATTGGCTACATGCAGGGCATGTGCGATCTGGTTGCTCCACTTCTGGTTATCTTCGACGATGAGTCGCTCAGCTACAGCTGCTTCTGCAAGCTCATGGAGCGCATGATCGAAAACTTTCCCAGCGGTGGTGCGATGGACATGCACTTTGCCAACATGCG TTCCCTCATTCAAATACTCGACTCGGAGATGTACGATTTGATGGACTCGAATGGCGACTACACGCACTTCTATTTCTGTTACCGCTGGTTCCTCTTGGACTTTAAACGCGAGCTCATCTATGACGATGTCTTTGCCACCTGGGAGGTCATCTGGGCGGCCAAGCACATTGCATCCGGACATTTTGTGCTCTTCCTGGCGCTGGCGCTGCTCGAAACCTATCGCGACATCATCTTGTCCAACAGCATGGACTTTACCGATGTCATCAAGTTCTTCAATG AAATGGCCGAACGTCATAATGCCCAGTCGATCCTTCAGCTGTCACGCAGTCTCGTCCTGCAACTGCAGACAATAATTGAGAACAAATAA